One window from the genome of Anomalospiza imberbis isolate Cuckoo-Finch-1a 21T00152 chromosome 13, ASM3175350v1, whole genome shotgun sequence encodes:
- the TICRR gene encoding treslin, producing MSCSHSAVFLLDTAGPARRERLQRGALRLLTLLGCRFGLSRLRWAFRFFDSLGGRGGASRGGGFRPPGPRAWERFEEELAERLGARAPAALPGPAPRAALTHSGLKETLLDFQWDRPEIASPAKPARRSRRTGLAAREPPEAPPEGFVNAVFLFSPCPHSRRELRQFVSGNDAPSSPGEPPSAQELAEKLLPKSVQELLVEQKITLFWVDTADWAQLIECPDHGGYWTMFEVICQMGGTILPAETLVHCLSQPRAAAAPGFPGDSRFPEPQAVPWATLLPLDGTLNCLFSRPSLYRSVFPQQEGTLFLSMPGGKKQESCAVILEPLAMSQSQLQCPVSIVVKGSLTGWSLAQAGHFLTESWILQSSQAEQGECNRSLFHQLLRSLVAEGLHMIADVSLSKTWCPCTAILSPLSGDTAVLTVLGPEKTAGIQGCSLEGAVVEDSSQDSATHLPEIVNSVLSKIDMSVEDSLASLGEETPVPEWVQRELSHTGGWHPSVLEAWYPASNACGASSDLMESFRLLQIPCANRKDGADQSDVELSESLSELYQRKFSETSAAAGPGNNKKRRGVPRTPVRQKMKTMPRSLQMLNVARLNVKAQKFQPDAVPPAVNEKVPQKLSAKRLDEKVEGKAKALKISIDFQTEEELESHLTASYQKAVAEGIPSPVCAQNMIMAIKRFLKIQDAKEKEVACVERVRNRLLKTSKMLRQQQGSQKETKVRECRLQVFLRLELCLQCPSLQSNAEEMEQLLEEVTDMLRILCLTEDPAYLTKFLEEILELYMNSIPKILGDIYYGLGTQIPQKLASVLPSDFFSDDSMTLDSKSPGLPPSLTSVLTPSAVCTESDQLEELRTRSAKKRRNNVLARHRSMTEAPQNLRQIEIPKVAKNPIRKENLHSYLATEKSQQMPLLQKEAVQEVTKVRRNLFNEEILSPSKRSLKKMLRSQSVSAVEGLKYKCTSEGSRDHRKLLTKRVAETPLHKQVSRRLLHKQIKGRSSDPGCDTRVVEESPEKAIYEAGLRRSPRIKQLSLNRTCSGAFYSTTQPSSKNSQHLHQGQEKESCKRQDVEGLNQHSESPPVQTPKRFFFGAVIDMCSPAGKHSPGRRRTRKDSLHLEELTSCQTPRKTPHKFAQKPLNSASNLPRRSPRIVHRTMLEKTPGKKLEKTPGKSPAAKQNVAKCLGKCFSDLAQRLKSPSALTDNRRVHLLQVTAEDCCAALTLSPPCKEPGWQTPKCEGFTELNASVLPPTDSNPTATPPSATQEKCFTELQTPRRSLRYLSKLPSEVSARRQILTKEIQMQSDQLSQAPKRTPRKLEDPGSKLCTSPLSTEIPQLAVRPEPLCNPPLRESSTNTVTSCSASHTKAGEVDWEPGASKPSSQKIPGITGTSLRSPLHTPKQAKGEPGSRGESLTCATLTENEDGCQGSGGNCSVESLQLHQSQVTEDTSVLEKNKQMDRVCQKSPSREDLENHLSPKPFAGGQEHAQNAERDCEPSVKGENCSANTCESFLSDLQTVSDDLEARTVLREEYMGLKAPSLKRRSRSALNTSPPMQKSPPAYSLRCTADRRQREAAARMGEPQFAAKFSTPESRGKLPSASPPTYEVEIEMQASGLPKLRIKKIGSSSSLEVQPEAGASKPRGGESPFSEFAMTWCSKHPGKLAAACVSPSCCRSFHSTPGKAAGQTYICQAYTPTSCASTVTSPFPLEAAVLQTPSPKQKGKTTPDAINDWPRRKRAAGSTASVSCGQSERNADDRTRASAGIERTMRISEHCSSKVTNTLGEFELEGICRLQDQASPSDSESRADEDSATGTFGLKSRKRVFTYLSPEKEENHSAKRLCPDRGSLDLTGFSTDEGNRSKSRTDSVLSEKPGACALKTLEQQGCLGDDDVFLLSGSTPPLKSGLSASSLRALTQSPLLSPPSAQRKRVQEEESDAVQITANQELSPFHIMVSRRRRLSRTYSRKKLLS from the exons ATGTCGTGCTCGCACAGCGCCGTGTTCCTGCTGGACACCGCCGGCCCCGCGCGCCGCGAGCGCCTCCAGCGCGGCGCCCTCCGCCTCCTCACCCTCCTGGGCTGCCGCTTCGGCCTCTCCCGCCTCCGCTGGGCCTTCCGCTTCTTCGACTCGctcggcggccgcggcggcgccTCGAGGGGCGGTGGGTTCCGCCCGCCGGGGCCCCGCGCCTGGGAGCGGTTCGAGGAGGAGCTGGCGGAGCGGCTCGGGGCACGGGCCCCCgccgccctgcccggccccgcgccgcgcGCTGCCCTCACGCACAGCGGGCTCAAGGAGACGCTGCTCGACTTCCAGTGGGACCGCCCGGAGATCGCGTCCCCCGCCAAGCCGGCCCGCAGGAGCCGCAGGACGGGGCTGGCCGCCCGAGAGCCCCCGGAGGCGCCGCCCGAGGGCTTCGTGAACGCCGTGTTCCTGTTCTCCCCCTGCCCGCACTCGCGGAGGGAGCTCCGGCAGTTCGTGTCGGGCAACGAcgccccctcctcccctggagAGCCGCCCTCGGCGCAGGAGCTGGCGGAGAAACTCCTGCCCAAGAGTGTGCAGGAGTTGCTTGTGGAACAGAAGATCACCCTGTTCTGGGTGGACACTGCCGACTGGGCCCAG CTGATCGAATGCCCGGATCATGGTGGCTACTGGACAATGTTTGAAGTGATTTGTCAGATGGGAGGCACCATTTTGCCAGCTGAAACCTTGGTGCACTGTTTGAGtcagcccagggcagctgctgctcctggcttcCCTGGAGACTCCAGGTTCCCAGAGCCACAGGCTGTGCCTTGGGCCACGCTTCTGCCCCTGGATGGGACTTTGAACTGTTTGTTCTCCAGGCCATCCCTGTATCGATCAGTGTTTCCCCAGCAAGAAGGAACATTGTTTCTCAGCATGCCTG GAGGGAAGAAGCAGGAAAGCTGTGCTGTGATCCTGGAACCTCTTGCCATGAGCCAAAGCCagctgcagtgtccagtcagcATTGTCGTGAAGGGAAGCTTGACGGGTTGGAGCTTGGCACAGGCTGGCCACTTCCTCACAGAGAGCTGGATACTGCAGAGCTCAcaggctgagcagggagagTGTAACAGGTCTCTGTTTCATCAGCTCTTGAGGAGTCTGGTGGCTGAAGGACTGCACATG attgCTGACGTATCTCTGTCTAAAACTTGGTGTCCCTGCACTGCTATTCTGTCACCTCTTTCTGGGGATACTGCAGTTCTGACTGTGCTTGGTCCTGAGAAGACTGCTGGAATTCAGGGATGCAGCCTTGAAGGAGCTGTAGTGGAAGACTCTTCCCAGGACTCTGCTACTCACCTGCCAGAGATTGTGAATAGTGTGTTGAGTAAAATTGACATGTCAGTGGAAGATTCTCTGGCCAGTCTGG GAGAAGAAACTCCAGTGCCAGAGTGGGTCCAACGGGAGCTGTCCCATACAGGGGGCTGGCATCCTTCAGTGCTGGAAGCGTGGTATCCTGCATCCAATGCCTGTGGAGCAAGCTCAGATCTGATGGAGTCATTCAG GCTCCTGCAGATTCCTTGTGCTAACAGGAAGGATGGTGCAGACCAATCTGATGTGGAGCTCTCAGAAAGTCTGTCTGAGCTGTACCAGAGAAAATtcagtgaaacctctgctgcagctggaccAGGAAATAACAAAAAACGAC GTGGGGTTCCTCGAACTCCAGTCAGGCAGAAGATGAAGACCATGCCTAGATCCCTGCAGATGCTCAATGTAGCAAGACTGAATGTAAAAGCTCAGAAGTTTCAACCTGATGCTGTGCCACCAGCAGTGAATGAGAAGGTTCCACAGAAGCTTTCAGCAAAAAGATTGGATGAAAAGGTGGAAGGAAAGGCAAAAGCACTTAAAATATCAATTG ACTTCCAAacagaggaggagctggagtcCCACTTGACTGCAAGCTATCAGAAGGCTGTTGCTGAGGGAATTCCCTCACCTGTGTGTGCCCAGAATATGATCATGGCCATTAAAAGGTTCTTGAAAATACAAGATGCCAAAGAGAAAGAG GTGGCCTGTGTGGAAAGAGTCAGAAACCGTCTCCTGAAGACCAGCAAAATGCTCAGACAACAGCAAGGCTCACAGAAGGAGACCAAAGTCAGAGA GTGCCGACTTCAGGTATTTTTGCGCCTTGAGTTGTGCCTTCAGTGCCCTTCGCTGCAAAGCAACGCTGAGgaaatggagcagctgttaGAAGAG GTGACAGATATGCTGCGCATTTTATGTCTGACTGAAGACCCAGCCTATCTTACAAAGTTTCTAGAGGAAATATTAGAATT GTATATGAATTCTATACCGAAGATCCTTGGAGATATTTATTATGGTCTGGGTACACAAATACCTCAGAAACTGGCATCTGTTCTGCCTTCAGACTTCTTCAGTGATGACTCCATGACTCTGGATAGCAAATCTCCAGGCCTTCCTCCCTCTTTAACATCTGTCTTAACTCCCAGTGCTGTTTGCACTGAGAGTGatcagctggaggagctgcgCACCAGATCTGCCAAAAAGAGAAG GAATAATGTATTAGCCAGACACAGGAGCATGACAGAAGCACCACAGAACTTGCGCCAAATTGAGATTCCCAAGGTAGCCAAGAACCCCATCAGAAAG GAGAACTTGCATTCTTACCTTGCCACTGAGAAGTCCCAGCAGATGCCTTTGTTGCAGAAAGAGGCAGTGCAAG AGGTTACAAAGGTAAGGAGGAATCTCTTCAATGAAGAGATACTTTCACCATCAAAAAGGTCGCTGAAAAAGATGCTTAGAAGCCAGTCAGTATCTGCTGTGGAAGGCCTAAAATACAAATGCACCagtgagggcagcagag ATCATCGCAAGTTACTGACCAAGAGAGTTGCAGAAACACCACTACACAAGCAGGTGTCCAGGAGACTGCTACACAAGCAGATCAAAGGCCG GTCTTCTGATCCAGGTTGTGACACTCGTGTTGTAGAAGAATCTCCAGAGAAGGCCATATATG AAGCAGGTTTGAGAAGAAGCCCACGCATCAAACAGCTGTCTTTGAATAGGACCTGCTCTGGTGCTTTCTATTCCACTACACAGCCCAGCTCAAAAAATTCACAGCACCTCCACCAGGGACAAGAAAAGGAGAGCTGTAAACGGCAGGATGTAGAAG GCCTTAACCAGCATTCAGAGAGCCCCCCTGTCCAGACTCCCAAGAGGTTTTTCTTTGGTGCAGTCATTGACATGTGTAGTCCTGCAGGGAAGCATTCACCTGGAAGGAGGAGAACAAGAAAAGATTCCTTACACTTAGAGGAGCTTACCTCATGTCAG ACTCCTAGAAAAACACCTCATAAATTTGCCCAGAAGCCACTAAATTCTGCCAGTAATCTCCCAAGGAGATCGCCTCGCATTGTCCACAGGACAATGCTTGAGAAGACACCGGGCAAAAAGCTTGAGAAGACACCTGGCAAAAGTCCAGCAGCTAAGCAGAATGTAGCTAAATGTTTGGGAAAGTGCTTTTCTGATCTTGCACAAAGGCTCAAGTCTCCATCTGCGCTAACTGACAACAGGAGGGTTCACTTACTGCAAGTAACTGCTGAGGACTGTTGTGCAGCTCTAACACTTTCCCCTCCTTGCAAAGAGCCTGGCTGGCAAACACCAAAATGTGAAGGGTTCACAGAGCTTAATGCCTCTGTATTACCTCCAACAGATTCAAATCCAACTGCCACTCCCCCCTCTGCCACCCAAGAAAAGTGTTTTACAGAACTTCAGACTCCAAGACGTTCCTTGAGATACCTCTCAAAATTACCATCTGAAGTTAGTGCTCGGAGGCAAATCCTCACAAAGGAAATTCAGATGCAGTCAGACCAGTTATCTCAAGCACCTAAAAGGACACCTAGGAAACTTGAAGATCCAGGTTCAAAGTTATGTACCAGCCCACTGAGTACAGAAATACCTCAACTTGCTGTGAGGCCAGAGCCTCTCTGCAATCCTCCACTCCGTGAAAGTTCCACAAACACTGTGACaagctgctctgcttcccaTACGAAGGCTGGCGAGGTTGACTGGGAACCTGGTGCATCTAAACCATCTTCTCAAAAGATACCAGGTATTACTGGCACTTCACTGAGGTCCCCGCTTCACACACCCAAGCAGGCCAAAGGTGAACCAGGTTCTAGAGGAGAGAGCCTCACATGTGCAACACTTACAGAAAATGAGGACGGTTGTCAAGGCAGTGGTGGTAACTGTTCTGTGGAAAGCCTTCAGCTTCATCAGTCCCAAGTTACTGAAGATACTTCTGTAttggagaaaaataaacagatggATAGAGTGTGTCAAAAGTCTCCTTCAAGAGAGGACTTGGAAAACCATTTGTCTCCAAAGCCTtttgctggagggcaggaacaTGCACAGAATGCTGAGAGAGACTGTGAGCCATCAGTTAAGGGGGAGAACTGCAGTGCAAACACCTGTGAGTCCTTCCTGAGCGATTTGCAAACAGTCAGTGATGACTTGGAAGCAAGGACTGTGCTGAGGGAAGAATATATGGGACTGAAGGCTCCAAGTCTCAAGAGGCGCTCCAGATCTGCCCTGAATACTTCGCCTCCTATGCAGAAGTCTCCTCCTGCCTATTCCTTACGCTGCACTGCAGACAGGAGGCAGCGGGAGGCTGCGGCTCGCATGGGAGAGCCTCAGTTTGCAGCCAAGTTCTCGACTCCTGAAAGTCGTGGCAAACTTCCCTCTGCCAGCCCACCGACCTATGAAGTGGAAATTGAAATGCAAGCTTCAGGCCTGCCCAAGCTTCGCATTAAGAAAATTGGCTCTTCCTCATCCTTGGAAGTTCAACCTGAAGCAGGTGCCAGCAAacccaggggaggagaaagcCCCTTCAGTGAATTTGCTATGACCTGGTGCAGCAAGCACCCAGGAAAACtagcagctgcctgtgtttcCCCATCTTGCTGCCGTTCTTTCCATAGTACACCTGGGAAAGCTGCAGGACAAACCTACATATGCCAGGCATACACCCCAACAAGCTGTGCATCTACTGTCACCTCCCCCTTCCCATTGGAAGCAGCAGTTCTCCAAacaccttctccaaagcagAAGGGGAAGACTACTCCTGATGCCATCAATGACTGGCCTCggaggaagagagcagcaggcagcacTGCTAGTGTGAGCTGTGGTCAGAGCGAGAGGAATGCCGATGATCGGACACGGGCGTCAGCAGGCATAGAGAGAACGATGAGGATCTCAGaacactgcagcagcaaagtGACAAATACTCTTGGGGAATTTGAACTGGAAGGGATTTGCAGGCTCCAGGATCAGGCATCTCCTAGTGACTCTGAATCGAGGGCTGATGAGGACTCTGCCACGGGAACTTTTGGCTTGAAATCTCGGAAGCGCGTCTTTACTTACCTGTCACCAGAAAAGGAGGAGAATCACAGTGCCAAGAGATTGTGTCCTGACAGGGGCAGCTTGGATCTCACTGGCTTTTCCACAGATGAGGGCAACAGAAGTAAATCAAGGACAGACTCTGTACTTTCTGAGAAACCAGGAGCATGTGCCCTCAAAACACTGGAGCAGCAGGGTTGCCTAGGGGATGATGATGTCTTCCTTTTGTCAG GCTCCACTCCACCCTTGAAGAGTGGACTTTCTGCCAGCAGCCTTCGAGCCCTGACCCAGTCTCCACTGCTGTCCCCACCGTCGGCTCAGAGGAAGCGTGTTCAAG AAGAGGAATCTGATGCTGTCCAAATTACTGCCAACCAGGAGCTGTCTCCATTCCACATCATGGTTTCCAGGAGGCGTCGCCTTAGTAGGACTTACTCACGGAAAAAGCTGCTCAGCTGA